CCCGCGCCGGATCGGGCCGCTCGAGCCACGCCGCAAATTCGTCGGCGAGGCGCTGCGCCTCCCGCACCGCGGTCTGCCACGCGCGCATGCGCTCAGAGAGGCGATGGCCGTAGCGGGGAAAGTCGGTGCGGTCGGGCAGCTTGCCATTCGGCAGGCGGCGCACCCAGTCGGGATCCGGCGCGAGCACGATCGTGCGCTCCAGCGCGGCCGTCGGCTTATGGCGCCAGCGCAACCCCTTGTCGAGCCAGCCCGGGATCACATGGCGCTGGAAGTGGGGGTAGAGCACCAGCCCCCTGTCGGCGCGCCAGCGCAGGTGCAGGTGGTAGTCGGTGATGCCCCCATCCCAGTACGCCCCGGGCGGCGCGCCCGGGATGTGGTGCACGGCCTGCAACACGAACGGAATGGAGCAGCTCGCCTGCAGCGCGGGCATGAAGTTGTCCTCGCGCAACGCGACCTGGCGGGTGCGGTAGTCCGCGGGATCGAACGGCAGCGGTGCGGCGCCTCCGGTGGTGGACCCCGCCTCCGGCACCGAGAAAACGACGCGCTCCAGCCACGCCCCCATCGCGCGGCGGCGCAGCGCGTTGGCGAGGAACGCGCCGGCGTAGCCGATCGGCGTGCGCCAGCGCCCCTCGTGCCCCAGCACGTGGCGCCCGCGCGCGGTCACGATGTGCACGCGGTAGCGGGGGTGGTGCAGGATCTGCGACAGCCGCCCGCCGAAAAACGCCTGCAGGTTGGCAGCGAACGCGGCGCTGACGTGCGCCGGTGTCGGGCGCTGCCGGCCCGGTTCGACCACGTAGTCCTGCGCGATGTAGTCGCGCTCCAGCCGCTCGAACGCCGCCACCGCGTCGTCCAGGCAGGCCGTGGCCATGCGCCACGCGCCGATCGACGCGCCCACCAGGTCGACCGCGTGGCCCCCACGGGGCAGCCATTCGCCGAACACGAAGCGGTCCAGCGGCCCGAGGATCAACCCCTTGGGGCCGCCTGCGGCACCCGGGATGATGCCCACATCGGTGGGTTGCAGGCCGTTGCGTCGCACGTGCGCGAGCGCGACTGGCCCAGCGTAAATGCGCAGCGCACGCATCACACGCCCCCCTCCGGTTCCGCCACGGCGGGGTCAACCAGCAGGTCCGGGTCGAGCGCCAGCAGCTCACCGACCCCGTCGGGGTAGCTGTGGATCAGCAGGTCGCGCTGATTGCCCATCGCCCACGCCCGCGCGCGCCAGTCCGCCACGTGCACGACCGCGGCCAGCGGGTCGGCGACCGCGCGGTGCAGGGGGTCGACGTGCTGCTCGATGGCCTGCACCAGCGCCCGCGGCAGGCGCCAATGGTGGCACAGCGCGGCGCCCACCTCGGCATACGAGTAGCCAAATGCCTGGTACTCCGCGCCCGCACGCTCCAGGTCGTGCCAGGGGTGTTCGTGCCCGATGTCGCGCATGACATCCGGCATCGCCTGGTGCATCACCAGTTCGCCGACCGCGTGCAGCAGCGCGGCCGTGAAGGCCACGTCCTCGTCCAGCTGGCGCGGCGCGCACACACGCCGGGCGACGGACGCCGCCACGAAACTGAAGGTCCAGAACCGCTCCAGCGCAATACCCGGCGGGGCGGGAAAACGGCTTTGCACCGCGGCGGCGAGCACAAGCGAGCGCACCCGCCGCAGCCCGAGCACCTTCACCGCGTCGCGCACGCTGTGCACCGGACGCAACAGCCGGAAAAACGCCGAGTTGGCCTGCCGCAGCACCGCGGCGGCCAGCGCGGGATCGCGCTCGATCGCCGCGGTGACGTCGAGCAGATCGACCTCATCCTGACCGAACGTGGCAATGAGCCTGGCCGCGACGTCCGGGACGGCGGGCAACGCCTCGGGACACTGGAGCAGTTCCGGCAGACGCATCCCGCCCCCTCAATGCAGGAACGCCGCGAGTTCTCCGGCCGACGTCCACTCCTGCGGGTCTTTGTCGAGCACCATGTCCAGGCTCAGCCCGAGCAGGATCGCCACCACATCCGGGAACGTCGCCGCCATCGCCTCGCGATCCAGATTCATCTCCTGCGCCCGCGCGCGCCACGACGCCATGTGCACGACGCCCGCCAGCGGCTCGTAGATGTCGCCCTCGAACGGGACGAGCTGGTGCTTGAGCGCCGTCGCGATCACCGGAGGGAAATCCCAGCGCTCGGCGAACGCCGCGCTCACATCGGCGTAGGTGTAGCCGAGCACCGAGCGCTCCACCTCCGCCCGCTTCATGTCGAACGGCGAGACGCCCCAATCGATCTTGGCCACCACATCGGGCATCCCCATGTGCATGACCAGCTCGCCCACCGCGTGCACCAGCCCGGCGGTGAACGCCGCCCCGTCCGGCAGCTTCAGGCTGCGCGCCAGCGGCCGGCAGATCTTGGCCGTGTTGAGGCTGTAACGCCAGAACTGCTCCAGGTTGACGCCGGGCACGGACTTGAAGCTGCTGCCCAGCGCCACCGCCTGCACCAGCGTACGCAGGTGGTTGAACCCGAGCACGGCGATGGCCTCGTCGACGCTGTCGATCTGGCGCGTGAGCCCAAAGAAGGCCGAGTTGGCGAGCTTGAGCAGCCGGGCGGTCATGCCGGGGTCGGTCGCGACCCGTTCGGCGATGCGCCGGGGGTCGGGGTCGTCACGGTCCAGCTCCGCGTTCACCTCCGACACCACGCGCGGGATACTGGGAATGGCCTTGGCCTGTTGAAGCAGTTCGTCGAGCGTCATGGCAACGTGATTATCGGCGCTGCGCGTTCAGCTCCGCCATCCCTGCAGCTTCGCAAAGGCCGACGCCATCGCTGTTGCCGGGGCGGGCGCTGCCTCGCGTGCGCGTCCCGGCCCACGCCCGGCCGGCACCGCGCTGCGGCCGGTGGCCGGACCCGGCTGCGCGTCCAGCCGCATCGACAAGCCGATGCGCCGCCGCGGCACGTCCACCTCCAGCACCTTGACGCGCACGATATCGCCCGCCTTGACCACCTCGCGGGCGTCTGCGACATAGCGATTGGCCAACTGGCTCACATGCACCAGCCCATCCTGGTGCACGCCGATGTCCACGAACGCGCCGAACTGCGCCACATTGGTGACCGTTCCCTCGAGCACCATGCCGGGGCGCAGGTCCTCGATGGCCTGCACGGCGTCGTCGAAGCGGGCGACGCGAAACGCCGGCCGCGGGTCACGGCCCGGTTTTTCGAGTTCGGCGAGGATGTCGCGCACCGTCGGGACACCGAAGCGCTCGTCTGTGTAGTCCTCGGGCCGCAGGCGGCGCAGCACGTCCGGCTTGCCCATCACGGCCTCGATCGGTTGCCCCGCGGCGCGCAGGATGCGCTCCACCACCGGATACGCCTCCGGGTGCACGCCCGTCATGTCCAGCGGCTGCTCGCCGCCGCGGATGCGCAAAAACCCCGCACACTGCTCGAAGGTCTTGGGGCCGATGCCCGTGACCTGCAACAGCTGCTGGCGGCTGCGGAACGCGCCGTTGGCGTCGCGCCAGCGCACCACCGCCCGCGCGGTGGTCGGTGTCAGCCCGGAGACACGCGCCAGCAGCGGCGCGCTCGCCGTGTTGAGGTCCACACCAACCGCGTTGACGCAGTCCTCCACCACGGCGTCGAGCGTACGCGCCAGCGCCGTCTGGTCGACATCGTG
This region of Tepidimonas taiwanensis genomic DNA includes:
- a CDS encoding patatin-like phospholipase family protein; its protein translation is MRALRIYAGPVALAHVRRNGLQPTDVGIIPGAAGGPKGLILGPLDRFVFGEWLPRGGHAVDLVGASIGAWRMATACLDDAVAAFERLERDYIAQDYVVEPGRQRPTPAHVSAAFAANLQAFFGGRLSQILHHPRYRVHIVTARGRHVLGHEGRWRTPIGYAGAFLANALRRRAMGAWLERVVFSVPEAGSTTGGAAPLPFDPADYRTRQVALREDNFMPALQASCSIPFVLQAVHHIPGAPPGAYWDGGITDYHLHLRWRADRGLVLYPHFQRHVIPGWLDKGLRWRHKPTAALERTIVLAPDPDWVRRLPNGKLPDRTDFPRYGHRLSERMRAWQTAVREAQRLADEFAAWLERPDPARVEPL
- a CDS encoding HDOD domain-containing protein, which gives rise to MRLPELLQCPEALPAVPDVAARLIATFGQDEVDLLDVTAAIERDPALAAAVLRQANSAFFRLLRPVHSVRDAVKVLGLRRVRSLVLAAAVQSRFPAPPGIALERFWTFSFVAASVARRVCAPRQLDEDVAFTAALLHAVGELVMHQAMPDVMRDIGHEHPWHDLERAGAEYQAFGYSYAEVGAALCHHWRLPRALVQAIEQHVDPLHRAVADPLAAVVHVADWRARAWAMGNQRDLLIHSYPDGVGELLALDPDLLVDPAVAEPEGGV
- a CDS encoding HDOD domain-containing protein, which encodes MTLDELLQQAKAIPSIPRVVSEVNAELDRDDPDPRRIAERVATDPGMTARLLKLANSAFFGLTRQIDSVDEAIAVLGFNHLRTLVQAVALGSSFKSVPGVNLEQFWRYSLNTAKICRPLARSLKLPDGAAFTAGLVHAVGELVMHMGMPDVVAKIDWGVSPFDMKRAEVERSVLGYTYADVSAAFAERWDFPPVIATALKHQLVPFEGDIYEPLAGVVHMASWRARAQEMNLDREAMAATFPDVVAILLGLSLDMVLDKDPQEWTSAGELAAFLH